AAAAGGGATATAATAATAGAAAAGACTCAAACAACCTACCAGTATATTGGAACTCCAAAATTTAAAAGAAACAAGAGAAAAATATTCACATCCAATCCCTAGTGGTCAGTCTATGGTAGCTTATATTTCCAATAACTAAATAAGACTACAAAGTGGTGCTTCAGCTAACATGTAAGGAGCAATTTTAAACTAGCAGTTATATATTCACACAGTTGCGTCATGCATACTACGTTAAAACACTTAAACAAATGGCCAAATGAGTTCAGCTCTATTCCAACAGTCAAAATAAGTTCAAATCTTGATTTATTGCTATGAAATCTGCATTACAAAATTTCAAAAGTTACCTGAAGAGCATAAATACGATATAACAGTGAAAAGTGAGAACAAAAACAGCAGCAGAATAGCAAGGAAACAGCAGTAAGATGAACGTTTGAACAACCAAAAAAACTTAGAGTAGAAGCCCAGAACAAGCTTTAAAAGACTTATCTTTTTGAAAGAGTTTTCACCCTAAGGAACCTTCACAAAGCTCACAATTTCAGCTTACTATTAGATATTTTTAGCTGCTGATTGTTCTCTCAAGTTTTTGTGCATTCAAATAACTCTAAAGATGTTATCCAAGTGTCATAGAGTGTGTCTAGTGAGGAAAGAGCAGCCCccttaaataggcaaataaagtcactttttggacagattttggttcaccaaaattttgtccaaaaaagaCTGACTtggtgtgctaaacactgttcaaaatctgtccaaaaggtCAAAGGACAGCTTGAAAATCTGCTatgtcagaagcaaggagaaaaaatatcatttcagtcaccctactagtaaaaggtAGGCTACTAGTACCCTATTTTATGATAAAACCCAtctaaacttcagattttaacaACATCAATAACATCCTATTGATTTTGAACCAAATCAAACTCAAATAGCTAAGAATTGACAAAACTGAAACAAGACTTCAAATGAAACTCAAACTCAAACCAACTAGATTAAAACAAATTGATTTATGCAAACTAAAGATAGAACAAACAACTGAATTCATAAACTAATGCTCAATACATAAACTAAACGAGCATTGTTAAAAATCGAACGACGACTTTCAATAACTAAACAATCGACTAACTAAGAAAACGATTTAGCTATACTAAGGTCAGTTTTGTTGACAATTTAATAAACAACTAGGCTAAATAGAGATGACTAATTTTAATAAACCTAAATTGAAACTCTAGTTAACAAACAACAACCAAAAAtagaaaaatcagaaattaacATTATACCTACGGGCGTGCTTGAAACTGATTCGAGCCACTAGAGAATGTCGGGGATGTCAGGTGGTGGATGTCCGACTCCAAAACGCACGTTTCGTTCGGGTAGACGCTAAAACAAAATGAGTTTTAGCATCTCGCCAAAAGAAACGAGTGTCTTTGAGTCAAAAACTAGCTAAAATAGGGGTTTGGGGCATTTTGGTGATGGTGAGGCAGTGGAGCCGCGGCGGTAGTGAGGCGTCAAATGGTGGTGGACGGAGTTTATAGGTAAAATTAGGGGGGAAGTGTAGGTATCACAgagctctatccattcatgtCTCTACTGTAGGGTGGTAGTGGTCGGAGTTTCCTTGATTTTGGAAAAATAAGCGGCGTATAGGGTTTGTTAGATCTAAAAATCATAGAATTTGATCGGGTTTTGAGGGATTTGGGTTAGATATTTGGAAAGAGGGGGTTGAGGTGATTGTATGGTGTGATTTTAGGGCGTATTGGAGGCAGCCACCGCCGGTGGGCGATTTTCGGCGGCAGAGCAGGGGGCGGCGCAGAGAAAGGGTGAGAGAGAGTGAAGAGATAAAGAGGAGAGAAGAAGGTAAGGCAAAAATGGGGGCCAAAATCTGAAAATTGGGGTTTTAAATATTAGAAAGGAGATTGAATGGTGGCCATTGAATCAAGATGGTCATGGATGTATGAGATTGGATCTTTGATTCATTAAACAAAATGACTTAGTTTTATTATGAAACTACATCGTTTTGATTCGGGTCTTGGCAAGCCAATAATTGGACTGGATCGACCGAATTGGGCTAAAACAATTGTGCCTGCTTTGTGCATAACTCAACTCAAGATGAAAATAAAAACTAGATAAACCTTTAAACCCATTAAACAAACTAGACTAATTAAATCCAAATAACaccaaataaaaaagaagaaaatgtgacaaaaaatgggcatttacagctgcccctctttcctcgagaacatgaagagttttcgtgcGAAGAAAGTGAATGTCATGGCAAACTTGCTTAAATATCACTCCAATGGAAGCATTTTTTTGAAATAagtgaccgaaccttgcttcggagGTTGCCTAGATattcttggctataaaggaatcaggtcagtgtagttttggaaaaatttggtagctgggactaccggacACTGGAGTTAAGACTACTGTTACTACTGCTGCTACTGTTGTTACCGTTACTTGCTGCTTacatcaaaaggaaaagagaagagaACTACATATGCCTACAAGCTAAGAGTTATAAAATTCCTATCTATGTATCTTGCGGAGTCAAATCCTGATTCTTGACCTGCTCGCttgtgttgaccttagattggatcttgatgctctttgaagaaaagattatggctcattctcgattgcttgctttccggatcagtgatcaactcgtggttatccatgggtgtcTTAACTCTAGTCgtttgctccctccacttgattgcatactccctaaagctttcagtcggctttttcttcatattggacaggggaTTGCGATTCGACgcaatatcaatgttgtattAAAATTGTTTGATGAAGGCCTGGGCCATGccatcccagacatgccagtgagagatatcttggtcaattaACCATTCGTAGGCTACCCCCATGAGACTTTTCCCAAAATAATCCAtcagtaattcttcttttccacctatacccctcagctggttgcagtaccttttcaagtgggcgatagggtcgtcgtgtccatcatacttctcaaattttggggtcttgaaccctggtggcaaatagATATGAGGGAATATGCATAAATCACttaacgaaacacttttgtgaccacctagtccctgtatgttcttGATGTTCTGTTCaaaacttttcattttcctggtcaTCTCATCGAACTCAACCGTCTTGGcagacttttcattttccactggtgactcgtactgaggagtgtgattatatggagccgagaccctgaaagccatatttggagagtagtattgtctatcataagcatgagatggtggctcgttgattGGCCTCATCACAAGAGGTGGTGGCGGAATTTTGTATACCAtgcgccagacacgactagagAAATGTTCCTGACTGATGCGattggaggtcgcacattagaagTACCAGGAGCAGCGTagaggctgtagtttggcacataccctggtggtagaatgtaGTTGCCCGTTGCATGGAGCGGTGGCTGAGTAGGCAGCGGTATGGtagaagttccctctgagggaccctggggtggaggctgaccagacacccaagcttgatatacattaGACAATTGTTGtcttaattttcttatttcctccgactcttgttcaactgacTGACCCTGGGGTCATCACTGACCAGCTCGATCTCATTatcgttggccattactactgTTCCCTTAGATCTggtgaagtaatggtgtgttgccagtttcaccacaaaccaaccaccttaagcttactatataagagacagcaaacgtgttagggttaaacattttatagatatgaatcacacgtaatatgccatgctcctatcattgtcactatttctaacatgattttggaggcttcatgtttaATTCCAGCTTATCaggttgcttcttattgacgctcttatcttcttctctctctttttcttttcactcacgcctcattttgatccctcatcttagaattattaaaaatattttgatcgaaccttttgtgggttgcctacatatcatgtcgccgcatgaatcagatcattacataTTTCAGGGACATGACCGTTTTTGAATTTTTCTGAAACCCAATCTTTTAATTGATTTTcaacttctattttttttaatacaagACCCAAAAAAATTACTAAAAGACAAACATCTAAACAAAATCAGAGATTACTTTAAAACCTAAATGAAAATATTCTCACTCTAGAATTCTTTCTCTCAAGAGTCGTTGCTACAGTGTCGTGAACAGTAGAATAACGCTTCACTGTTCATCCAATGAAACAGTGATTCGCTATTGTTCATCGTAGAAAAGCTGGAATTTTAAGCTTCAATGGCCACAATGGCCGGTAGCCAGCCACCTTTTCCTGCTGGTCAGCCCTCTCCCTCCATCGCCCCAACAAATACGACCATAGAATCCAATCCCCAGCCTTTATATTTTTCGAAAATCCTGAAACTCTCAACACTGAACAGTGCCCTGCAGGAACGAGCCAATTCTGTTGAACCAATTGCACTTTGTCGAGCTAGTTTGCTTAATTGACAGGCTTTTGTTGAGTTTACTTAAGCAGAGGCGGAGTGAATAAATGCGATTGAATGATTGCAATATGCAGTAGTTTTTAGATTATCATATGGATGGCCTGAGCTTAATGAACTACGCTGAATTGTCCCTCTTCAATGTGGAATTAAAGGCGAGTGTAATATTGGATATCTTCGCAACAGACACGTATTAATTCGATTGACGTTATGGCAAGACTTTATTGATTTTATGTCGAAGAGTGTGTATTATGTGAAAGATAAGGCGGGTTATGAATATCAATTAAGAACATTAATTTATGATGCAAAATTCAAGGCCGGGGAGGAAACATCAAAGGTAATGGTGTGGATTTCGTTTCCAAATTTGTTACCAACCTTTTTCTTCAAGGATTGTCTATTTTCCTTGGCGTTATCTGTGGGTAAGCCTATTTATCTCGATATCGCTACTATTAATAAAATGAGACCTAGCTGTGCACGAGTGAAAGTCCTTGTTGATTTGCTAGCTGACTTACCTAAGAAGGTGTGTATGGATATCGAGAAAGAAGCAACTGGAATTGTGAGGACTGAATGGGTAACCATTAAATATGATTTTTTGCCCAAATACTGTAAAGAGTGTAAGCTGCAGGGCCATGACATGATTGATTGTTGGAGTATTCATCCAGAACTAATGGAGAATAACACTGTTGGGCAACAAGCTGGGAATGAAGTTACTAAACAAGGTGAGCAGGCTACTGTAGCAGCAAACTTAAATCAA
This sequence is a window from Nicotiana tomentosiformis chromosome 5, ASM39032v3, whole genome shotgun sequence. Protein-coding genes within it:
- the LOC138892215 gene encoding uncharacterized protein, whose amino-acid sequence is MANDNEIELVSDDPRPPPQGPSEGTSTIPLPTQPPLHATGNYILPPGYVPNYSLYAAPGTSNVRPPIASVRNISLVVSGAWVSAPYNHTPQYESPVENEKSAKTVEFDEMTRKMKSFEQNIKNIQGLGGHKSVSLSDLCIFPHIYLPPGFKTPKFEKYDGHDDPIAHLKRYCNQLRGIGGKEELLMDYFGKSLMGVAYEWLIDQDISHWHVWDGMAQAFIKQF